attactgtctcaaagtgttcatgagagaggagaggttttactttggccagctgtctaaggtgaaagaagctggatttaacaaaggcaccaatttgccgatcgagtttgaaatcactgtccagtttaaggcccaagtttgagaccgttgatttcaaataaggagacagggggcccaagtctacaggatggaatgtacaagggccactgggaccaaacaatatcacctctgtcttctttttgttgaatttcaagaaatttgtaGCAGTACAAATAACCTTCACGCTAACAGTCAAGGATTTGtctttcttttacattttctaTAGTcagtcaggcggcccggtagtccagtggttagcacgtcggcttcacagtgcagaggtaccgggttcgattccagcaccggcctccctgtgtgcagtttgcatgttctccccgggcctgcgtgggtttttctccgggtgctccggtttcctcccacattccaaaaacatgcaaggtaggctgattggacgctctaaattgtccctatgtgtgagtgtgggcgtgaatggttgttcgtctctgtgtgccctgtgattggctggcaactgattcagggtgtcccccgcctactgcccaaagacggctgggataggctccagcactccccgcgaccctagtgaggatcaagcggtttggaaaatggatggatggatatagtcagtctgacacacacacatacgcgcgcgCACGGACACACAGAGGATATTTTAGCCTGCAGGTATCAATGAATCTGTTATTGGGCTGGAAAAGGATAACCGGGGCTTGGCTGACAGCAATTGTTATGACTCCTGGAGCACCATCACAGGCACACTGCAGGTGCAAATTACACAGCTTCATTACTCATTAgtcatggtgaaaaaaaaaattgaggccaCCCTTTTCAGAATAAAGCGAAAAACAGGTGTGGAAGCATGAATAAATCTTTTCAAGAGAATGAGTGCACTCTCTTGCTTTTCAGCCATCTCGAAACTTCACTCATCATCAACGCAGCCCACAAATGTAATTTTACTTTGATTCTATTCACACAAATTTGAATTTACGTTGATTCTATTGAAGAACCTGTAACATCACCACGGATTCATACCAGAATGCTGATGTGTCAACAGTGACTCTGGTTGACATGCCTCTACAACATCGTGTGAACATCTCGGACTGTCCAGATTCAGCAGGAGCAGTGTAGTTTGTGTCTTGGCCGTGGAAGAGTCGAGCAATGCCACACCATCAACAGGGTCCTCGGGGATGCACGAgagttcgcccaaccagtctacatgtgttttgtggacttggaggagGCATTTGACCACGTCCCTGAGGAAGTTCTTTGTGGTACCGAACCCACCGATACAGGCTGTTCGGTCCTTGTACGACCGGTGTAAGATTTTGATACGTACTGCATTCTGTAAATCAGATTCATTTcaagtgagggttggactctgtCAAGGCTACCCTTTGtcaccaattctgttcataacctttatggctAGACTTTCTGGCGGCAGGTGAAGTGTTGAGGTCGCCCGGTTTGGCGGTCTCAGtactgcatctctgcttttgcaGATGGTATAGCATTGTTGGATTCTTCAAGATGCCATCTATAACTCTCACTGTAGCGGTTCGCAGCTGACTGTTAAGCCCTTTGGgtggaaaatcagcacctccaaatctgagaccataGTCCTCAATCAAAAGAATGGAGTGCCCTATCCGTGCTAAGGAAGAGATCCTGCCCCAAGTGGGATGAATCCGACTTTTCTGGACTGCAGCATTAGTCAAGATTgaaggaattatgaacagtttgaAATAGCACTGAGTGTTCGTACAAAACCCTTCTGGCTTCTGctaagaaaggggaaaaaaatgacagtaaaaGCTTTCTAGAACAACTGAACTTTATTTGTGGTGGAGGTcttttaaatggtggcagggGTGTGCTGACTTTCATTTTATATGATTTGAATGATGTTGGTTAATTCTGAATAAAAAAAGAGTGTCCATATTTACCACCTCAAAAAGTCATTAACTGTGGGGAAAATGTTAGAGATGTAAGacgatggggttttttttgttttgttttttaggtcaGAAAACCCTGACGCTTTATCATGACTGTGGAGGTAGACTTGTTTTTCCATTCACTGTAAATCTAACTCACGTGAAATGAATCACTTAGAAACACATAACTGCAAACAACACTAAAATAATAATGCACTACATATTTACTCTCCTTTATTGGAAGCTCACCACCCAAAGGATCCATGTGTTGACCCATAAAATATatacgtactgtatatatattttttttgcacatttaacTGCAGTCTATcaataatttaaaacaaaacacacttaGCTGTATTGATTGTTTGTACCACCCCTACTCCATCAATCAATAATTCTCCACATTTTCTCTTCGTAGGCTTTTTCTAATTGTGGTAATCCAGAAGGCTGTCTGTTTTAGTTGTCCCATCAGTTCAGTTCGACTTCAACAAGAGGAGAAGACGCTGATGTTTATATCGCCAGTTTGTGTCTGGCCTCTGTTCCAGGCTGTTTTTAGCTTTCAAAGTGCTTTGCAGCCAATTTGTCACATGACTCAGCTGCTCTATTGGCAATCTCTCTCGTGAAGTCGTTCATGGTCTCTGTGCGAGCGAAGTGCTCAGGGTGGGGCAAATTCAATTTAAAGGGGCTTGCAAAAAGATCGACTAAAGTGCACATTATTACTTCATTAATGGCGATAAAGATGGTGGGAATAGAAGAtgcaaatccaaacaaaacgTATTTCAGTAATAATAAGCATACTCACTATCATTCAAGTAAAGTGAGGTTTTCATTATTATTGATTGATGTCTAACAAGCTACACTTTGCTGATCCTTTGTCCTTCTCTTAAGAAGCAGGCAGTCCTGTCGTCATGGTAACATGCACAGTGGTCTTATGCCCCATCAGTGTTTATCCTTCCAGGCATatgaagccacacacacacacacacacacacactggatggaGACTCAAAATCTAATTTTAAACatagaaaaactgaaaattaaaaaacaagacaacaacaaaaaagagttGGTTCTCATTTAGACGCTATAGTCGTTTAAGTTTAGACCagcggtgtcaaagtcaaggaccgggggccagatctggcccaccacatcattttatgtggcccgcgaaagcaaatcaagcatgtcaagttccatgatgcttgctaaagtctgaaccaaaatttcaaattgtcatatgtaatccacaataacaggcATTATTCTtgaattctgattttaaaactagttattgatcaatttgttgtacgctgtgtatgtaatatgtggaggggattaaacatttatacgtTTTCCCAAaactcataacggccctccaggggaaaccgtaactacaatgtggcccacgaccaAAAGGAGTTTGACAACCCTGGTTTAGACTTTGCAAAGCTTGGTAATGATGACATGCGACCAATAAACATGGCGATGATTGGCCAGAAAGGTCACCAATCAGTGCTCAAATGCACAACATAAGATAAGTCATTCAGGTTCCACAAAGGCCAATGAAGTGTCTTTAAATTGACATAAATTAATAGTTAAGATGTGAGGAATTAAAGAGTTGTTGATATTGTTACTGACAGTCTAAATTTAAATgtgatacaaataaaatatgactgGCACAAGACTCATCTCTCAGTTGGGTTCTCATGTGGAAAATGCCCGAATATGTGGACTTTTGTTCGGTTAGAAAGGCATATTGCATTtatatgtgcacacacacacacacacacacacacacacacacacacacagatttgggTGTCGAGATGGCCTGCCTACTAATCAAGCGTGAAGTTAAATTTAAATCTTTTGTCACGTGCCTGTTTCAGAAAATGTATCTGAGAGCAAGCCATGTTGCACTTCCTGCCTCATATTTTtataaaagaatgttttttttctaaaaccgTTCACAGTGATGGCTTCAGCCCCTACGACGTACAAATGGGCTCAGCAGTAGAGCTTCCAATGTCAGTGTGTGAACAACCATTTGAGAAAATACAATTGGTAACCACAATACGTAAAGTGGACCAAGAAGCACAGCGTGTAAATGCGCATGCTTTgtgtgaaatgtaaataaagGCACAAAGTACATTGTCACATTGGGAATGTGTAGTCAAAGGTGGCTTGACTAGAATGGACTGGTGACAAGCAATAACAGTTTGGTatggtaatatatttttaagacTTACATCCTCATTGGTGGTCTGGTTGAGCGAGATCAGGTAGGTGTGGAAGCCAGTCAGGCCGACCACTGACCATAGCGTGAAGAAACACACCAGCAACTCCAGCACAGTGAGAACTTTGAGTCAAGGATATGGGAACAAATGACTTGTCCCTCACTGCTCAAACAGCATGCACAGCCAGGGACAACAAAATGGCTGATAGTTGCGTAAGATGATTAAAAGCAGCAACAGTCAACAAAACCAAGAAAATTAGGGCCGAGCTTGCCAAGGCTCCAGTGGACAAATGGCTATGAGTCCTGACATATCCAGATGGTGTGGCACTAAATGAAAAGATAACACTTTTCCTGGATGCATTGAATGCCTTGTGAAACTTCCCTATTCAAACAACAGTATACAGTCGTGTACTTTATGAATACATACAGCAGTTGCATAATTAATcagaatgaaaaataatttaaacagTCACTTCAATGGCCATTGCGGTGCTTGtgcaactgggagtggcaatgaacagcttgaagcctctttttgcgAAATTGTTCACTCCCGTATCTGAAGAATGTTCACTTTTTACCAAACAGCTACTTATGGTTAAGTGAGTTGAGCTCACTACCGCCTCACAGCACTCGTATATCAAGTCTGCAGTCaccagtcaaagcaaaaaacccccccaaaaaattaactCATGTCTCAAGGCGCAAGTGTATTTTggatgtaatttattttataaattCATTTTGTGGCCACAAATTAACACTTTGTGTGGACATTTTACCTACATTGcaactaaaattaaaaaaaaaatatatgttcccatgtcatgtttttggctctgcagtactgtatatccactgcaaaaaacaaaaaaggatatGTTCCCGGTGTTTCCTTCAAAGCACTCAAAAAGCCATCCTCCACTGAACCTGTGAACAGAGCAACACACAGAAGTGAAACATTTTCTACAATAAACAGTGCTGATTTTGTTAGGTTGAATGAAACTATGCAAtaaggagaaaaacaaatgtatcATGTATCAttgatgtggttttttttttttttttttaaggaagtaGCTTGTGTGAAAAATCTGTCACATGCACCTCATGCTATCCCTCAGGCCCAGCCTCAGTAGATCTTTTTTAGGTCATAACGCATGCGTTTGTCAGTAAAGCTGGCCCTTCTCGTCTTGTCGCATTCCTTCCTACTTTGATACGCCTACTTCTCCACTCCCCTcccctttctcctcctcctttgcgATAGCAGGATACTCACGCATGACCACGTGGACGATGTCAAATGTGAAGATGTAAATGGTGAggagcgagagcgagagtgtGAACAAGTAGAAGTAGCGGTAGTTCCTCTTGCCCACGCAGTTGCCCACCCACGGACAGTGGTGATCAAAACGGTCTGAAGGGACACAGATCAGAACAACAGTAAAAATGTGGAATGTGTATCAACCAGTTTTTTGGGCAATCAAAGGACATCGTggttaaaaatacattcaaatcaGCTGCTCCTTCAAAAGATGGCCTTGTGCGGTGCTTTCTACTGGCGGGCTATATTTACTGTTCATTTCCTTTCTCGTCTACTCTTCTATGATTAGGAAGAGAGTCAGAAGCAAGGCAAAAATGGACAAGAGATGAAAATACACATTCGCATTTGTTTATaaagtacgtgtgtgtgtgtgtgtgtttacaataCTTTTTTCCATGGCCACGCccataactcaaaacacttgtaTCTTTTGCCGAGACTGTTGTTAAATTGTCCGTCTGCGATTGTGTTGCTTCTGCTGATCTCCAAATATCAAATGTTTACActacatgtgtcaaactcaaggcccaggggccaaatccggcctgcCAGGTCAATTTATGTAACCTGCGAAACCAAATCACGAGTGCCAACTTGTTACCAAATGCCCATGTCCAATGTtgcaccaaaatgtcaaattgtcattcgTAAAAAATAACGGTGACatttcacaattattttgtttccaTGTTTAACCTAcccttgaacaataattgaacaaactattttaatcgtcctgactgatttcaaaactagtaatctattaatttgttgtgaacAAGTAatgattttgtggtttcactgacATAACGGCACTCCAAGGGAAGGCGTAACTAAAATGAGTtagacacccctggtttacgcGGTTATTAAAACAGTGTAACATCAACATGGTGTTTTGCATCATgttttagcattaagctatTGGACTTTCCTCAGCacagttatttagttatttaaatGCACAACTTCACATGATCTTGGTTATATGCTTCGTTTGACAATTACTTGAACTGGAAGAGGCATCAGTCATTTGCTTTTGCTGGCACCATAGTGGTTATACCTCAAATTTTGGCTCAGAAATCAAAGCAAATAAAAGCATTCAAGCCATGATTCGGACctcaaaaaaattcacaaagTCCTCTTACAGAAAGTCTGCGCTGCAATCATATCTTCATTGCTGAATTTCAAATCAATTGTCTGGGTCAAAATCATAAACCTTACATTGTTCATTGCCCAAAGATTCCTGTCGAGGTCGGCTCTCAAAACAATTGATGGCACAACACAGAGACAAATTGTGCACCGGTGCTATGGAGCAAGATTAGCGTAGCAAGGAGACGATACATAGGCGCTGCGGTTTGTTGGCGGTAAGCTTCATTTACCGACGCTCGGGTTTCAGCGGGTGTTGACATCCATGATGGCTTTATAGCACAGGATGAGTAGCCATTGATTCCTTTGCCAAGAAGGCTTTTATTGCAGAAAAGCTACAAGTCTGACTAAAATGAAACTCCATGGAGGGATTGACTGGGTACAGAGAAGTGGATGATAAAGACAACAAATATCCTCATTATTACTCATACTCACTGGAGAGGCCAATTTGTGTTGTTAACAATGTTGGTGTGTAATTAATTATGGAAGTAGTTTTGCCTTTAAGTAGAAACTGGAGCTTTCAGCTGAGGTTGTACTAATTGTCAAGATCTATTCaagtcacacgtgcaaattttgAACTGCCGTCACGCAATAGAATCAGTACATTATGTTTTTTCTTTGGGTTTTCAATAGCTGCAGCGTCAGACATTCAtaacaattaattaaaaataaaaataaattccagtTCATGGGTTTGATATGAATATGCTGGGTAAAAACAGCTCTGTGAGAAATTAAAAGTTAATCAAAAGTAAAATTCATAGAGAGGTGCAGAAGATTTCATCCAAAATAACAAGTTAGCTTCttcatttaaaactcattcagtaccacccAATTCTAGACTctgtctgaaaagatgtttaaaaacgcatttgggagtgaatgagttaaaccaGGGGCTAAACTGACCTTGGGAGCACTTCTTACCAAATAATGTGCGATTGGCTGAAAACAAGGAAGTGTGAGATAAGGATGAATTTTGTGCTCATGTACTGCGAATAGACACTTTGTGTACAGATTTCAGATCTCTGAATTAGATCGGTATGTGCTAATCGAAGAACTATGTATTTAgagcccaaaaaaaattctcttatgtaaaagaaaaaaaaaacaattgaatgcGCAATAAAATGGGCACGATATGAAAATTGAGATTGGTTAGGCTTAGGTACAATAGCCGTCATTGTCGATTGTGTATTTGCGTGTTTACAAGAGGCACTCTTGATTCAAGAAATAAACAGAAGCCCAATTTTCTAGCATTTGTATGAATGATAGGGtcagtttgtgtttttggagatGTATTTATAAAGCTGTCATTTTAAATCACCACCATGAAAGCAAAAAGAATGCTGAGATCACCGCTGGCTATTTTTCGCCACACTAAAGTCAAAATCAATGAGTTCTACATCAATCTCTTCAACAGCAAAAAACACACCACTTCAATGAAGAGGATCAGCTGACGCTTACCAACGCAGTTGTCGCAGATGCTGCAGTGAGACGCTCGCGGCGGCCGGAAGATCTTGCATGTGTAGCAGTACTTGAGCTTGACGATCTGATTGTTGATCTCAATGTTGCGGATTCGAGGAGGCGGTCGCTGGCCGCTGGGGACATTGCCGTTGGCGGCCTCTGCGGAAATAATTCTCCAGTTGAGACTGATGCGTGGTCCACTTGCATTAGAACTACAGTGGTACTTTGACTTACGAGACAGATTTGTTCCGTGACCAAGCTCGTAACTCAATTTACTTATGTATCAAATccattttccccattgaaatgattttatttttaataaataaataatgttatCCTTCATGGTCGCTGTTCAAAATGCACTTCCAAAAGCACTGACAAAACTGTCCTTTTTATGTTAAGCAGGGTTGTCAGCATTTGCTCAACGGAACTAATAAAGTAACCTCCAATGGTggtcacatttaaaatgaagtcATCAAATCAGGTAATGAGTAAAGTAACTGAGTTACTTTTTTCAAGGTAACTGCAGCAAAAATTTAGTGCTCGTACCACACTTTGTAAAACGCCGCATTAGATTATGCATGTGCACCCAACATTGTGGCCATtcgtttttttgtcctatattgCTTTATATTTTCATCACCTGCATCCTCCACTCCCAGAGCAGGTCAACTGGAGGCAATTATCGACCTTGAGATGTGTTACAGTGGTGGAGCATCGTATAATACATTAGCACTGAGGACAAACTAGTCGAGGAGTCATTAAATGACAGTCACAGGAAATGTGCCACTCCCTTGAGGCAGCACAGCTCAGTCTGCGAGCCCCCAGTGGCTTTGTGTATTCCAAGAGGATGCTATTCCCATACTCCACATTATCCTTCGCCCTGGGGGCCATGTGCTATCGCTAACAAAGCACCTCGGCTGGAGATTTACCAGCAGTTGCGATAGCGTAGCTGCTAGGGCATTTCTGAATTGAATGGTCTTCACAAAGacaaatttgaatgttttgaggGTTGTGCTGTATTAATTACTAAAAAGGGTACGATGATTAGGAACCCTTTTCCTATGGTTTGTATGAAGGACATTTAACCATTTTAATGAACAGCCAATTTAACTTAGTAAAGcagttaaaatgaaaatgaggatCGATACAGGCAGACATTAATTATCCATTCCGGAGGGCACATAAAATGCTTGCCTtgaaccatccattttcaatactgaAACcagcctattttaaaattggtAAAATATCTAAATAGTAATGGGGGCCGTTTTTCTAGTTCACATTTTTGATGTCATTCCTTCAGGAGAAAttagaaaaaagaaacagacaGAAAGCTCCACTTAAATAAATTGCCACTACGATCACTTAATTTTCTACTCTACCTCttaaaatggctgaaaatcagGAGCTTATAATGAGAATAATTAAACcgcgttttggttttttttgccatgtggCGAGCTGAATGAGTCACTGTGCTGTTGAGGGGGGAGCGTTGGGTGCCAGCTGTCCCCCCTCAAAGGAGCAAGTGGCTCAGCCTTGCCTTTAACAGCCATCCCCTGTCACGAATCTCCACCCGCGACCACTTTTGAGAAGCGAGATAGCTGCTGTAGGACGCTGTGAATCTTTCACACAGAAAGAGCAACCTCACGTGCAGGGGTTGGAGAAATTGCAGAAATAAAGCACTGTGATTTACTTCCATGGTCATAAAAGGCAGTCAAGGGACTGAGCAACAGAATTGCTTGGAGAGATGGGGATTAGAGTTTATTTGTCGAGCATTTGCCGCTATTACTAGGTCTGtagcaataaaacattttttaagatTGTATATTTTACCAGAAACCATCAGGGTGAATTATTATACTGTTGATGTTTTTTAtcccacaaaaaaattatattagaCCATAATAATTCAAATCCAAATGATTTTCAATTGTAGGTAACTTAATTTTCAAGAATATTGAAATTTGGCATTGAAATGTAAAACAATCAAGAATAtattttagatttaaaaaatgtaaagaaatttCTGTTCACAAAAAGTGAACTTAAATATTAACACATAACACATCCAGCCACATATCTGTTGTGACAGAGTACAAAGAAATCTCTTATCAAAGCCTTCACAATGTCCGCTTACACCTGTGTGCAAGGCTGGAATGACTGTACGGGAAATCCACATTTTAATGGCATTTGCAGTCCCTACCGAGTGTGTAGCATTCCTTGGCTGCATCTCTTTCGCATATTTGGCAGCTTTATAAAGCTGCCAAATACAGCAATGCCAACTGTGACTGTGCGGCATTTTGCGCTGCCACATTTCTCTTTGCATTGTTGGGCAAAAGCATTCTTACATGCAAGCCGTCGGGAAATTGACTTTGAGGTCCGTTGTGTTCAGACGTTCTACACACAAATGTGACATACATACGAGCTCGTCGGTGTAGGTGGGCAAATTGCGTTCATCTGCTGTGAATGCAAAATGTTTCTATTGTGGCATTTGGCTTGGAACTTATTCCACTGATTTACTGAACAACTTCAGCCGTCAGTAAATATATTCGTGTACGCTCACCCGCTCTGCTTCAACATTGTTCATGCCGTCTGTGACTTGACAGGAGACGACGTGAAGCAGCGTGACGGAAcagttttttgttggtttgggGAGAAAATGTAACAGATTAATGACatctcatttcaatgggaaaagatgatttgaggttTGAATGTTTAGCGTTTGGCGATTGTAGTCAGGTCCCTGTTATAAtggaaaatgatttgcaaataagcTAACGTGTAGTGTTTAAAACCCATATAAACTCACCGATCTCCATCTCGATAAATGTGGCCTCCTCTGGAAGAGCGCGAGGAAGGACACCGGGGTCACTGAAGCTGGTCCTCAGTAGCATGGCCATGACAAAGAGGAAAAGCACAGCGGCGAAGACTGGGATGGCAGCGGACAGGTGGACAGCCAGATACGGACacctagagggaaaaaaaaagggcacgaATGGTGCATTAGACCTTTTCCTGCCATCCATAAATATGGAGTGTAAAAAGGCAGGACATCAACACACCATGCATATGGTCAACTGCTGTTCTGGTCATGAGGTCATAAACTGGGACATCTTAATGTCAGAGCTGGGAATAAATAACATCCTGCCACATTGCCCTCACAGTCTGGAGGACTGGAGACGCAGCATAAATCAcggggcaaaaaaaacacacacaaaaaaaaaaaaacacttctttgAATCAATACAAACTGCTCCAGGACCCTGGCCACCTTTTGAGCGTTCTAACAAAAGTGTGAAATAAAGCAAATCGCTGTTAtaacaaagaccaaaaaaactaTGAAACGGTGTTAGAGGGGATCTACTGTGGAAAATGTACTGTTgaatagttctttttttttagaaatcatTGCATCTCTGAAGGGCCTGCTTGCACATCAAGCGTAAAGCTAAACAACCAAATCAATCTTTTATTTGCTTCTcgttctgaaaatgtgtctgtgatcAAACCGttggaaatgttttcaaattctGATGGAACAGCTGGACTAGTTTACATTGATGTTGCCACCACACGTTTCTCCACCCATGACATAATCAGCTTGGCAAGGTGAATATCCAGAGCTACTTTCAAGAGGCAACTGCAGTCTGGCCATGGAATTAAGATGTCAGAAGGATTATGACGCAGAGACATCCACATGCAACGCCCCTGCTATCACAGCAAATCCAAAAGGTAAGCATTGGCATTGGTATTTGATGGTCGCACGGATTAGCATTGAATTGTGACAAAGCTCCTTTGGGAATTTTAATAATACAGAAATTAAACACATTGGAACTGTTTAAAATTGTCCACTAACATCAGTTCAACAGTCAcaagaaagccaaagaaaaagtaaaacataCACAGGGTTAATTGCAATCCAGTGGTGGGAAGTACACATTCTGGGAGCAAAGGGTTTTGATGATGTGTGGATTTTAAATCAGTGATTCTACTTTTGCCAGTAATTATCGTATATTAGTACTTTGCTACTTTTATCCAAGCCTTTACTGCAAATTTTCTAACATCAGTAGCTGCAGTGCAAAGAACTGCGATTACCTCCCAAGTAGCTGGAACCATTTAGCCATTATGTCACATTATTACTTCATTTCAAGCTGTTGTGCCACATCCTGTAGAAGCTGCACTGTGGAGGCTCATGAAGGAGCTTAACAGTGCATGCTAGTGACAACTTCGGGAAAAGAATATGCAAGGACTTTAATGATCACACAAATAAATATCCAGCGAGACGAATGAGCATTGAAAGATTCCATAAAATTCTTCTAGTGACACAAGAAGATGCTCCGCAATCCACAACATCATTTGGGGGCTTTAAAAGACtggactgtttgtttgtttgtttcactgtGTACTATCACATTAGAAAtaaatggggttttttttcattcatttctgttCCCAAATATTTGCCAGTCAAATGTGATGTCTTCAAACCCTCAACTTGGGGGTCTTAgacaaggtggagggaggatttCGAAAACGCTGTCTGTCAGTGTTGGCATAAAACCTTTCGGCTTCTgctggaaaacaacaacaaaaatgtc
This window of the Hippocampus zosterae strain Florida chromosome 1, ASM2543408v3, whole genome shotgun sequence genome carries:
- the zdhhc9 gene encoding palmitoyltransferase ZDHHC9, translated to MSAVMISRKVRKWEKLPGKNTFCCDGRVMMARQKGVFYLTLFLIIGTCALFFGFECPYLAVHLSAAIPVFAAVLFLFVMAMLLRTSFSDPGVLPRALPEEATFIEMEIEAANGNVPSGQRPPPRIRNIEINNQIVKLKYCYTCKIFRPPRASHCSICDNCVDRFDHHCPWVGNCVGKRNYRYFYLFTLSLSLLTIYIFTFDIVHVVMRSVEDGFLSALKETPGTVLELLVCFFTLWSVVGLTGFHTYLISLNQTTNEDIKGSWSGKNRVQNPYSHKNIFKNCCEVLCGPAYPSVLDRRGLMHEDSPVSASSAAPSSSSSSLSFSNNSKPAPPTTKTTAPLIPNEHTPDDAKASIGVSAEQSCSSEDLPPSFIPPLASPETDAEASVTKDNSH